The following DNA comes from Chloroflexota bacterium.
GACGACCCCGACCGAACCGCTCCGCTTGGTGACAAGACTGCGTGCCGCTCGATTCGGGACGTAACCGAGATCTCGAACGGCGGCCTCCACGACGGTTCGCGTCGTGTCGCTCACCCGCTGGTCCCCGTTCACGACCCGTGAGACCGTGGCGCGGGAAACGTTGGCCACCCGCGCGACGGCCTCGAGCGTGGCCGGATTGCCGCCCCTGTCTGCCATGTGCGTTCGCAATCTCCGGAACTCCTGTGAGAGCGCTCTCACATTCCCATCGGGCAGTGTAATGGCATTGTCAAGAGAGCGCTCCCACGGGAAGTAGCCCTACACCGGCCAGGGACCGGCGCGACCAGGAACCGTCAGGCGGCCAGGCGCTCCTCGGTCACGGGATCGAAGAGGTGCGGCCGATCCCCCTCTTTGGCAACCTGAAAGCCCGGTCGTCAGGACCGGGCCTTTTCGTCGCTCGGAATGAAGCTAGATGCGGGCCGCGGGTGGCTCAAGCCGGTACTCGCCGATCGTCCGCAGCTGGACGATGGTCGACACCAGCGCCAGCCCCAGGGCGGCGAGCCACCACCCGACGTTGGCCGAGATGATGGCGGTCACGACGCCGGTCCCCAGGTCCGTGACCTCGATAGCGCCCAGCAGAACCAGCACACCAGCGATGAACGCGTGCGCCCCACCCAGCGCGCTGATCACCACCAGGGCGACCAGCGGCACGCCGGTTATCACGGCCAGGACGGCCAGAACGGCTCCGACCACGAGGCCGATTCCGAACACCGCCAGTCCGGTCCCCGAGAAGCCGATGAGGGTCATGACGCCCCATCCGAGCCAGTATCCGACCGAGGCGAACGCGATCACCACGGCGAGATACCAGAACAGGTACGCCAGGACGGCGAAGACCAGGCCCGCGATGGCGCCGCCCACCCAGCTGATGGTTGTGGCCAGGAACCCCTGGCCCAGCAGCTCCTCCAGGACGTGGGCGCCGAAGATGAAGCCGGCGAAGAAGCCCCAGATCGGCAGCAGGATCAGAGCCAGCCGATAACCCAGCAGCATCCAGCCGGCGCCGAGCGCGATGGCGGCGATTCCGATGACCACGGCCGGTGCCTCCACCCGGGCACGATACCTTCAGTGCACCAGGCCGTCGGTGTCGCTCACCACGAACGCGCTGCCCTCGAAATGGCCGGTCACGACCACCTGTTCGAGCAGCAGATGCCAGCCATCCGGCTGGGCTCGGGGCGGAAACGGCTCCCCGGTGGGCGCTGCCAGGCGGAGGCCAATGGCTTCCAGGGCTGCCTGCGTGGCACCGGCCGCGGGCTGCTCGGCCAAGAGGAGGCGGAGCGGACAGGTGCGCTCCAGCCAGGATGCATCTGGACGCTGGTCTGGATCGGGATGGCAGTCATCGGCCAGGTTGGCGTACCAGCCCACCAACTGAAGCTCGCTTGAGCCGTAGGCCGCCACGGGATCCGCCGCAGCCAGGACCTCGGACACGTCGATCCGTTCCAGCTCGGCTCGTCGCTCTCCCAGGCTCCCGATGGTCAGGAACAGGACGACCATCCCGATCAGGACGAGCGGGACCGCCAGCCAGGCCAGCCGCTCGGCCCCGGGTGCCGCCGCGGTCACCGGACGCTGATGAGCTCCACCGCCCGGAGGTCGTCGGCGATGGCCAGCCGCAGGGCGCGGCGCACGCCAGCCCCACCCGGCCCGGCCATGAAAAGGGCGGCGGTCAGGGCGTCGCGGGCAGCGTAGATCCCATCGAGCCCCGCTACCGCCTCGTCGTTCGGGCCCGGTGTCCCCAGCTCAGCGGCCAGCGCCCCGTCCTGGGCCGCCAGCCAGGCCAGCTGCTCGGCGGCAGCCGGCTGAACGTCGAGCGCCGCGGCCAGCTCTTCGCGCGCGAGCTCCGCCCAGCCGAGCCAGGTCGCGAACTCGTCCGCGGACGGCGGCAGCTCGTCGAGCGAGAACGACGCGCGTCGCGGCCCGCCATCGGCACCGTCGCCTCCTGCCGCGCGCTCGACCTCGTACCAGTTGCCAACCGGCTCGGCGAGAGGCTCCCCATGCGCCCGGAGCCATCCGACGAACTCGGTCACTCGCCCCGGTACCTCGGCGACGGCGGACGCCGGGTCATCGCCAACCGCCGCGCAGCCCGGAAGCTCGCCGGCGAAGGCCATCGCCCGCCCTGTCTCGTCAATGCCGGTCTCGACGAACACGGCGTGGGGCAGGGTCCCGGCCATGACCCCGAACCGACTAGCGTCGCCGCGGCGGGCGTCGCCGCGTCCCGGCCGGGATGACGCGGGGTCGCGCGGCCAGGCTGAACATCTCGCGGCGCGGGCCGGATCCCGAACCCCATCCATCGCGGCCGGCGTCCGCGGCCGCGGCGTACACGTCGGCCGGGATCTCCCCCGGCGCCGCGGCCAGCTCCTCGCGGAGGCGTCGCAGGGCGACCAGCTCGTCGCGCAGCGCCGCCGCGCGCTCGAACTCGAGGTTGCGCGCCGCTTCCCGCATCTGGGACTCCAGCCGGCTGGCCAGCTCGGCCACCTCCTCGCTTCCCCGACCCTCCAGGTCGAGGGCCTTCCGTTCCTCGGCCACCCGCCGCAAGCCCTCGTGGATGTCCCGGATAGCCTTCGTGATCGTCTCCGGGACGATCCCATGCTCGGCGTTGTACGCGACCTGCTTCGCGCGCCGCCGATCGGTCTCCCCGATCGCCTGCCGCATGGCGGCCGTCTCGCGATCGGCATACATGATCACCCGGCCACCCACGTTGCGCGCCGCCCGGCCGATCACCTGGATGAGCGAGCCGCCGCTGCGCAGGAAGCCCTCCTTGTCGGCGTCCAGGATCGCAACCAGGGTCACTTCCGGCAGATCCAGCCCCTCCCGGAGCAGGTTGATTCCGACCAGGACGTCGTACACCCCCAGCCGCAGGTCGCGCAGGATCTCCACCCGCTCCAGGGTGTCCACCTCGCTGTGCAGCCACTGGACCTTGATACCGAGCTCGGCCAGGTAGTCGGCCAGGTCCTCGGCCATCTTCTTGGTGAGCGTGGTGACGAGGACGCGCTCCCCGCGGGACACCGTGTCGCGGATCTCCGCCAGCAGGTCGTCCACCTGGTGAGCGGTCGGGCGCACCGTGATGGCCGGGTCCACCACCCCGGTCGGCCGGATGAACTGCTCGACCACCCGCTCGGCGCGTTCCGACTCGTACGGTCCCGGCGTCGCGCTCATGGAGACGACCTGGTTCAGGTGCGCCTCCCACTCGTCGAAGGTCAGCGGCCGGTTGTCGAGCGCGGACGCCAGCCGGAAACCGAACTCGACCAGGATCTCCTTCCGCGTGCGGTCGTTCTTGTACATGCCATGCACCTGCGGGATCGTCATGTGGCTCTCGTCGATGACCAGCAGGAAGTCGGTCGGGAAGTAGTCGATCAAGGTCCACGGCCGGCTGCCCGCTTCCCGGCGTGACAGGTGGCGCGAGTAGTTCTCGATCCCCGGGCAGAAGCCCACCTCGCGCAGCATCTCGAGGTCGAAGGTCGTGCGCTGGCGGAGGCGGGCGGCCTCCAGCGCCTGGCCGCGGGCCTCCAGCTCCCGGACCCGGAGCTCCATCTCGGCCTCGATGTCGTCGATGGCGACCAGCAGCTTGTCGCGCGGCGTCACGTAATGCGTGGCCGGGTAGAAGTTCACTTCGGACCGCTCCGCCAGGACCTCGCCGGTCAGTCCATCGACCTCCACGATGCGCTCCACCTCGTCGCCCAGGAAGTCGATCCGGACCACCTCCTCGCCGTGCGGAGGCTGGACCTCCACCACATCGCCCCGGACGCGGAATCGCGAACGGGAGAGGGCGGCATCGTTGCGCTGGTACTGGAGGTCGACCAGGTGGCGCAGGACACCGTCGCGGCGGTAATGGCCACCGACCTTGAGGTTGATGACGGTGGCCCCGTAGTCGATGGGGGCGCCGAGCCCGTAGATGCACGACACCGAGGCCACGATGATCACGTCCCGCCGCTCGAACAGGGCCCGGGTCGCGTTGTGCCGCAGCCGGTCGATCTCGTCGTTGCGGGACGAGTCCTTCTCGATGTACGTGTCGGAACGGGGCAGGTAGGCCTCGGGCTGGAAGTAGTCGTAGTAGCTGACGAAGTACTCGACCGCGTTCTGCGGGAAGAACTCGCGGAACTCCTGGTACAGCTGGGCGGCCAGGGTCTTGTTGTGGGCCATCACCAGCGTCGGGCGCTGGACGGCCTCGATGACTTTGGCCGCGGTGAAGGTCTTCCCCGTCCCGGTGGCTCCCAGCAGGACCTGGTGGCGCATGCCGGCCTGGAGCCCGTCGACCAGCCCGGCGATGGCCTGGGGCTGGTCTCCAGTGGGCTCGAACGGTGCGTTCAGGGTGAACTCGGGCATGAAAAGGAGCGGCCGACCTCCTGGGGGTGACCGATTCTAGCCGACACCATCGGTACCTATCGCAAGGCGATCTAACGGGTCATATCCCGTCCGCTCCGCCCCTCCTAGGCTCACGGGTCTAATGCGTCGCGGTGCGCCTCGTTGCCAGCCTGCGCAGCGGATGAGTCATGCCGTCCGCTGGGCCGACCTGCGCGCCGGCCGGGGACAGGCACTGGTCGAGTTCGCGGCCGTCCTGATGCCCCTGATGCTCATCGTGGTCGGCATCATCCAGTTCGGGCTGCTGTACGGGGCCCACGTCACCCTGACCAATGCTGCCCGTGAGGGTGCCCGGGCCGGCACGATCTACGTCTACGACTACACCGAGAGCGCGTTCTGGAACGATGCCCATCGTTGCGCCGCGGTCCTCACCGCGGCCACCGAATCCTTTGGCCTCCTGGATGACGCCAGTCCCCACTTCAGCGCCACCCTGAGTGGCGGTGCGTGCCCAACTCCGAGCAGCACGACACTGGTCAACGGTGACGTGACGGTCTCCTACTGCGCGTCGGCGACGACCAGCGACCCCTGCCCCGATCCGGGCGACAGCCTGACCAACTGCGTGACCGATACCCGGGAGGGCTGCCTGATCAGGGTCGAGATCAGCTATCACAGCGACGTCGTCGTTCCGCTCATCAGCGCACTGCTGTCCACCGACGGGGGCGGGCGGTTCTTCCAGCGCGCCACAACCACCATGGTGGTGAACTGACCGTGCCCCGAACCGGATCGGCCCATGGTCAGGTCCTGGTCATGGTCGCGCTCACCATGACCCTGCTCCTCGTGTTCGCGGGGCTGGCGATCGACGTCGGGCGCCAGGTCGCGGAGCAGCGACACGTGCAGACCGCCGCCGATGCCGGGGCCCTCGCCGCCTGCCGGGCACTCATTGCCGGCGACTCCGACGCGTCGGCGGCGGCCCAGGCCCGGATCATCGCCGAGGTCAACCTCGAGCAATCGCCGGCGGCCGCCAACTCTGCCATCGCCTCGGATGCGGCCCGCGAGTATGAGAGCGGGCACGCCGGCGACCCGGCATATCTCCAGAGCGGGATCATCGTCAGCGGAACCACGATCCGCGTGGCCATCACGTCCCAGGTCCAGGCCGTTCTTGCCCGCCTGGTGGGTGTCGACACACTCCAGGCGACGGGTCGCGCCCAATGCCGCCTCCTGGGGGGTCCGGCCATCCCCATCGTCGCGCGCCGGTACGAGGGGCCGCCCGGCCCGGGGGGCGGTTTCATGGACGCCGTGGCGACGGAGGCCACGTCCACCTCGGGCGGGGTCGACCCGATCAGCGTGTTCGGCTACGACGGTCGAACGCCGGCCAGCGAGGCCGAGCCCGGCCCTGCGTTCGAGCTGTACGGTCCGGACAGCAAGGCCAACAACGACAGCTCGTTCCGCGGGTTCATCGCACTCGACGTCCGCAACTTCCAGTCGGTCACCTCACGCATCTATTACAACGGCGTGACCGCCGGGATCAACACCAACACCCTCAAGGACATGCAGGGTGAGTACCTGCTCACCGGCTACCCGGGCCCCGCCTTCCCGGCCGTCATCACCCCGGCCGATCCGAACGACCAGATCGCGGTCATGTCCGGCAATGACACCTCGATGGTGGTCGGCAACTTCTCGCAGGTGTTCACCGTCGGCGGCCGGATCCTGCTGGCGGTCTACAACGGGACGGTGATGGAGATCCCCGACTTCTCGGTCACCCCGCCGACTGCCATCGTGCTGCCGTCCACGACCGGCGCGCCGACCAACGGCCCGAAATTCACCGTGTCCCGCCACGACGCGTTCAACAGCACCGTCAGCCTGCACCTCCACGGTGACCACCTGTCCTCCAGCCCGGCGGATGACCTGATCCCGGACGAGCCGCCGACCAACAACCCGCCCACCGCCGGCCATATCAACCAGCCGGCGTGGTCGACCGACAACTTCATCCCGGACAAGAACGGGACGACGGTTGCCATGCAGTCGTTCTCCTCGAACGCGGTGCCGGCCGGCATCTACACCGTGTGGCTGGAGGGCCATGCCGGCGGCCCGTACTTCCAGACCCGGCGCTTCCCGGCCGCGGTTCGGATCGGCGGCGCGGTTCGGGACTTCAGCCTCACCAACTCGACCGTCAGTGCCTCGATCGCGAACATGGGCGGCACGGCCAGCCTGCCCCTCTACGTGTCGACCACCAGTGCCGCCGCCACGCGCTGGGGCGCGACCGGCACTGCGGTCTCATTGACCGTCGACGCCACCTCCCTCTCGGACTGCAGCTATGGCCCGGCCACCATCAACCCCGGCCAGCTGACGATCTCGCCGTCCAGTGTCACGCCGTCATCCGGCGGAAACGGGGCCCTCACCACGCTGAGCATCAACAGCTTCGGCCTCAACCCGGGCTGCTACACGTTCGTCGTGCGTGGCGTGGGCACCAACGGCGCCGGCCAGCCGGTCACCCACCTGCTGCCGATCACGTTCACCGTGGCAACCTCGGCCAGCGGCGGCCGGTACGTCGACATCATCGGCTTCGCCGTCTTCGAGGTCACCAACCTCGACGCCAACGCCATCACCGCCCGGGCCGTGAGCCCGATCGCGGCTGACGCCAACGATCCGGCGCTGCGTCGCGCGCAGCGCGCCCGCCTCGTTCCCTGGTAACCCGCATCAAGGAGCCTCGTCGTGGAGTTCGAGTACACCGACAAGCATCGCCGTCGGTCCATGGTCTATATCGTCGCCGGACTCATCATTGCCGCCCTGGTCGGCATCGTGGTCTTCGTCGCGCTCCAGGGCAGCGCGCTGCTCAGCGAGCCGGTGGAGCAGCGGACGGTGGTAGTCGCCGCCCGAGACATCGCGAGCCGCAAGCCGATCGAGGAAGGTGACCTCACCACTCGGACGGTGGCCGCCGACCCGACCAATGAGGCCGCCTTCACCCTGATCGAGGACGTCCTGGGCCGCGTCAGCGGCGTCCCGATCGCGGCCGGGCAGCTCGTCACCCGAAACATGCTCGCCGCGGCGACCAGCGGGCAGGGGTATTCCATCCTCGAGGCGGGCGAGGTCTACGACCCGACCGGGCCCGATCTGCGGGCGGTCTCGGTCAGCGTCCCGGATGATCGGGCCGTGGCCGGCACGCTGGTCGCCGGGCAGTGGGTCGACCTCCTGGTCACCCTGGCCATCAACCCCGAGATCGGCGTCGTGGTCGAGGAGCCGGCCAGCGGCGCCCCATCGGCGGCCGAGACGGCGTTCATCGCCGGCCCGTCCACCAAGGTCACGCTCCAGATGCTGACCGTGCTGGCTCGCAACGGATCGATCTACATCCTCCGCACGGACCTGGCCACCGCCGAGAAGATCGCCGAGCTGGCCGCCGCCGGAGGCCAGTTCACGCTCGTGCTCCGGCCGGACGAGGACAATCGAGTGGCGGAGACGACCGGGTCGACCCTGGACATGCTGCTCGACGAGTACGACTTCCCCATCCCCGAGCCGCCGTCCCTGGGAGGGCAGACGTCCGGGGGGAACTGACCAGCCGCGACGAGGCGGTGAGGGCCCCGGTGTCGCCATTGGCGGCGCCGGGGCCCGGTTCGTTCTCAGCGCGCCTCTCTCACGCGCCGCCGCCGGCCAGGCCGGCGAGGGCCACTTCCACCTGGCGGGCGGTTTCGCCGATGTCCGCTGATCCATCGATCACGACGTCGGCAGCCTGGATGAGCTCGGCCGCGCCCATCTGGTTCGCGAGCCGATCTCGAACGTCGGACTCCGACAGGCCACGCTCGCTGAGCCGGCGCAGCGCATCCTCCGGTCGGCACACCACCACCCATACCTGGTCGCAACGCTCGCGGAGAGGCGACTCCAGGAGCTTGATGGCCTCCACCGCTGCCACCATGACGCCTTCCTGGTCCAGCTCCGCCAGGTGCGCGGCGACGAGGTCGCGGACGCGCGGGTGAACGATCGCCTCGAGGTCGGCCAGGGCGGCGGCGTCCTCGAACACCAGGCGGGCGAGCTGCCGGGGGTCGAGCGTCCCGAAGCGGTCCAGGATCCGGGCCGATTCGGGGCTCCCCGGGCGGCGCACCTCGCGCGCCACCTCGTCGGCGTCAATGGTGGCCACCTCTCGCTCGCGCAGGAGGGCGGCCACGGTGCTCTTCCCACAGCCGATGTTGCCCGTCAGGCCGATGACCTTCATGCGACCGGTTCATCCGCCGCATCCGGCGCGGGCTGGCAGCGCGGGCAGAAATGGGTCGCTCGCTGGCCGACCACCATGCGCTGGATCGGACGTCCGCATCGCGGGCAAGGCTGCCCGGTGCGGCGGTAGACCCGCATCCGCTCGGCGGCCAGGCCGGGCTCGCCGTCGGGATCCACGTAGTCGCGGTACGACGCGCCCCCGCCCGCCAGCCCCTCACGCAGGGCGGCGCGGATGGCCCGATGCAGGCGCCGGACCTCGGCGTGGGTGAGGGTGTCGGCACGGCGCAGCGGGTGCAGTCGCGCGCGCCACAGGGCCTCATCGGCGTAGATGTTGCCCACCCCGGCGATGAATGACTGGTCCAGGAGCAGGGTCTTCAGGCGCGCGCGGCGGCGGCGCAGGCGCACAGCCAGGCGGGCGGCGCTGAACGAGGCCGGGAGCGGCTCAGGGCCATGCCGGGCGAACACGTCGGCCACGCGTCGCCGGCCGCGGCCCGGGTACAGGCCGATGCGGCCGAACTTGCGGACGTCGCGGAAGCGGAGCTGCCGGCCGTCGTCCAGCTCGAAGACGACGCGGGCGTTCGGGTCGGGAGCGGCGCCGGGCGCGGCCACGATCAGGGCGCCGGTCATGCGCAACGCGACGGTCATCACCCGCCCGTCGTCCAGGTGCAGCACCACCGACTTCGCCCGCCGTCCCACTCGCCGCACCACGCCCCCTGCGATCTCGTTCGCGAATCGCTCGGCCGGCAGCGGATGGCTGATCGTCCGGTCCCACAGGATCGCGGCGCTCCGGATGGTCGCCCCCGGAAGCCGGGCCTGGAGGCCGCGAGCCACGGTCTCGACCTCGGGCAGCTCAGGCATCCACCAGGGCGACCACCGGGTCCTCGATCTCCGCATCGGCGGGCGCGATCTCCACCCGCCGATACCCACCCTCATCGGTCCGCAGCAGGCGATCCATGCGGTCCCAATCGGTCCCGACCTTGAGGTCCACCGTGAGCGGCACGTCGAGCGGCAGCGCCGCCTCCATGGTGGTCGCGGCCAGGTTGGCCAGCGACTCCATCTCGTCGGCATCGGTCTCGAACACGAGCTCGTCGTGGACCTGGAGCAGCATCCGGGATCGCATGCCGCGCTCGCGCATGGCGGCGTCCAGCCGCACCATGGCGATCTTGATGCCGTCGGCCGCGGTGCCCTGGATGGGCATGTTGATTGCCATCCGCTCCCCCGCCGCGCGCAGCGCGCTGTTGCGGGCGCTCAGCTCGGGCAGGTAGCGGCGGCGCCCCAGCAGCGTCGAGACGTACCCCTGGTCGCGGGCCAGGATCCGAATCTCGACCGTGTAGCGCCGGATGCCCTCGTAGGCGGCGAAGTAGTCGGTGATGAACGCGCGCGCCGTCTCGCGGTCGATGTGGAGCCGATCGGCCAGGCCGAAGTCGCTCATCCCGTAGGCGACCCCGTAATTCACCATCTTGGCGATCGATCGTTGCGCGGCGGTGACCTCCTCCGGGGGAATGCCCAGCACGCGGGCCGCGGTCGAGCGATGGATGTCCTCGCCGGCCGCGAAGGCAGCCTTGAGCCCCGGGTCTCCCGAAACGTGGGCCAGGATCCGGAGCTCGACCTGGGAGTAGTCGGCGGCGAGGAGGAGCTTCCCGGGAGGCGCCACGAACACGCGCCGGATGCGACGGCCGAGGGCGGTCCGGATCGGGATGTTCTGGAGGTTGGGGTCGGTGCTCGACAGACGCCCGGTCGCCGCCACGGCCTGGGAATACGTCGTGTGGAGCCGCCCGTCGGCGTCCACCAGGATTGGCAGCGTGTCGGCGTAGGTCGACTTCAGCTTGGCCAGCTGGCGGTGCTCCAGGATCTGCCCCACCACCGGGTGCTGGCTGCGCAGCTCCTCGAGGACAGAGGCATCAGTCGAACGGGCCGTCTTGGTCCGTTTGGTGGACGGCAGCCCCAGCTCGTCGAACAGCACCTGCTCCAGCTGGCGCGGTGAGCCGATGTTGAATGGATGCCCGACCGCCTCGATGATGCGTGCCTCCAGATCGGCCAGGTGTTCCGCGAACTCCTCCGCCATGGCCGTCAGCGCCTCGCGATCGATGAGGACGCCGGCGACCTCCATCCGGGCCAGGACCGGCAGAAGCGGCATCTCCACCTCGCGGAACAGGTCGCTCAGACCCACCTCGTCGAGCTCTGACAGGAGGGTCGGGGCGACCAGCAGGGCGGTGAGGGCCTCGGCCGCGGCTCGCCGGCCAAGGGTCACCTCCTCGGCACCACTTTCGCCGGATACGGCCCGCGCCGGCAGCTCGGCGCCGAAGCGTTGGGCCGCCAGGTCGTCGACCGACTGGGCGCGCAGGGCGGGATTCAGCATGTAGCCGGCCACCGAGGTGTCGACGGCCGGGCCGGCGAGCTCGATCCCCCGTTGCAGGAGCGTGGTCACCAGGGGCTTCAGGTCGTGCCCGATGAGGGGACGGTCGGTGCGGGTGAACCAGCGCGGGAGAGTCGACTGGTCGCCGTCCCAGCGCAGGTACCAGCTCGACCCATCTGCGCCCGCCATGGCGATGCCCAACAGCGAGCGCCCGAACGGCCGGCCGCTGCCCGCCGCCCAGCCCAGCCCAACCCTGTCGCCGTGCGCCGCGAGCCATGCCTCGAGCTCCAGGCGATCGGCCTCGTCACCCACCATCCGCGGGTCAGCGTGCTCGACGGCGCCCCTGGGATCGGCCTGTGCGTCAGGCGCCACCCGCCCCTCGGTCGGCGCGCGCGCCGCCTGCTTGGCCGTGGGGTCCGGGCCGCCGGCTCGCACAGGGCGGCTGCCGCCCAGCAGGTCGAGCGACAGCTGGAGGCCCCCACCCGATCCGTCATCGTCATCCGGACCCGCCGGCCCGCCGATCGTCGGTGGCAGGCGGTCGATCAGCGACCGGAACTCGAGCTCGCGGAAGCGCTGCGCCATGGCACGGCGGTCGTAGCGTCCGGTGTGTGCCGCCTCCAGGTCGAGGCCGATGGGCAGGTCGGTCACGATGCGGCCGACCTCGCGGCTGGTGAACGCATCGTCGCGGTGCTCGGCCAGCCGCTCGCGCAGCTTGCCCTTCACCTCGTCCAGGCGCTCGTACAGGCTGTCGAGCGTGCCGAACTCCTGGAGCAGGCTGATGGCGGTCTTCTCCCCCACCCCCGGCACGCCGGGCAGGTTGTCCGAGGTATCGCCCTTGAGGGCCTTGTAATCGAGCATCTGGTCGGGTCGCAGGCCGTAGCGCTCCATCACCTGGGCGGGGTCGTAGACCACGGTGGCGGCCACCCCCATCCGGGTGGTGAGCAGTCGGACATGGTCGTCGACCAGCTGGAGGCCGTCGAGATCGCCGGAGACCATCACGGTGTCCACGTCAGCCGCGGTGGCGTGCTTGGTCAGGGTACCGATCACGTCATCGGCCTCGTAGCCCTCCACCTCCAGGATGGGCATCCCGAGCCGAGTCACGACCTCCCGCACGATCGGAAACTGGCTGCGCAGGTCGTCGGGCATCGACGGCCGGCCGGCCTTGTAGTCGGGGTAGGCCACGAACCGGAAGGCAGGCTTGCCGAGGTCGAAAGCGACCATGGCGTAGTCCGGCTTCAGATCGGCCATCCCGCGCAGCACGATCTGGAGGAAGCCGAACACGGCATTGACCAGCGTCCCATCCGAGGTCGTCAGCGGCGGCAGGGCGAAATAGCCCCGGTAGACCAGGCTGGGCCCGTCGATCAGCATCAGGATCGGGCGACGATCCGGCATGAGTTGAGTCTAGACCGCTGCTTCGGGGCGGGCGGCCGCTAGAATCCGGTGATGCCCCCGCCCGCCCTCCGGGACCCGTATGCGGTCCTCGGCCTGCCACGTGAGGCGACGTCGTCGCAGGTGGCATCGGCGCATCGGCGGCTGGCCAAGTCGCACCATCCTGACCTCCACGCCGGTGGAGCCGATGCCGTGGCACGGATGCGCGAGATCAACGAGGCGTGGGAGGTGCTCTCCTCGCCCGCACGCCGCGCGGCCTGGGACCTGGAGCACCCCTGGAGTGGGACGCCGGCAGGAGGCAGCCACTGGAGCGGGGGGCGCCAGCCGGTCACGGCCAGCGCCTCGGTCCGGGCCCAGGTGTCGACGCGCTGGCGCACGGCCTCCGGCGATCCGCGCAGCGCCCGCCGGGGAACGCTCCACGTCCGGCCCCGGCCTCCTCGAGAGGAAGCTCCACCCAAAGGATTCCTGGAGACGCCGTGGGCAGCCGTGATCGCCGGCGGCGTCGGGCTGGCGATTCTGACCGCCGCGATCGTGGCGGGGCGGCTGATCGGCGCCTGACCGGCGCCTGACCCGGGCCTAGCGGCCCGGGTATCCGCGGTCGACGGGGGCGGCTGATCGGCGAAGGACCAGGGCCAGGGCCAGCAGACCAATCCCGGCCACCGCGGCCAGGATCCAGCCCACGCGGTCCTCGACCATCGCCAGCTCGCCGTCCCGGCTCGTATCCGACTCCCCGGTCACCTCGAGCACGCTCTCAGTGGGAGCCGCGGTCGCGTCGGCGGCGCGAGGGGTATCGGTTGCCATGGCACCGGTCTGGCCCCGCGAGCCCTCCGGCGACGCCAGCTCGTCCGGAGCCACGCCCGCGTCTGCGGCGGTCTCTTCGGGTTGACCCGTGGCGGCCTCCAGGGCCGCGGGGGCCGCGGGCACCGCGAACTGAAGACGCTGGAGGAAGGCACCCGCATCGGCCGGCCCGAGCGCCCCGGTGGCGCCCACGCCACCGACCAGCAGCAGGACCATGCCGGCCACCGCCAGCGGGGCGAAGGCGCGTCGGAATGCGATCCGCCAGCCGGCGGCCGCCTGCGGCTCCGCGACGGGCGGCAGCAGCCGGAGCGGACGCGACGGAACGAGATCCGGGAGCTCGGCCAGGGCAATGCGCAGCACCCTCAGGTCCCGAACCTGCCCATC
Coding sequences within:
- the polA gene encoding DNA polymerase I; the encoded protein is MPDRRPILMLIDGPSLVYRGYFALPPLTTSDGTLVNAVFGFLQIVLRGMADLKPDYAMVAFDLGKPAFRFVAYPDYKAGRPSMPDDLRSQFPIVREVVTRLGMPILEVEGYEADDVIGTLTKHATAADVDTVMVSGDLDGLQLVDDHVRLLTTRMGVAATVVYDPAQVMERYGLRPDQMLDYKALKGDTSDNLPGVPGVGEKTAISLLQEFGTLDSLYERLDEVKGKLRERLAEHRDDAFTSREVGRIVTDLPIGLDLEAAHTGRYDRRAMAQRFRELEFRSLIDRLPPTIGGPAGPDDDDGSGGGLQLSLDLLGGSRPVRAGGPDPTAKQAARAPTEGRVAPDAQADPRGAVEHADPRMVGDEADRLELEAWLAAHGDRVGLGWAAGSGRPFGRSLLGIAMAGADGSSWYLRWDGDQSTLPRWFTRTDRPLIGHDLKPLVTTLLQRGIELAGPAVDTSVAGYMLNPALRAQSVDDLAAQRFGAELPARAVSGESGAEEVTLGRRAAAEALTALLVAPTLLSELDEVGLSDLFREVEMPLLPVLARMEVAGVLIDREALTAMAEEFAEHLADLEARIIEAVGHPFNIGSPRQLEQVLFDELGLPSTKRTKTARSTDASVLEELRSQHPVVGQILEHRQLAKLKSTYADTLPILVDADGRLHTTYSQAVAATGRLSSTDPNLQNIPIRTALGRRIRRVFVAPPGKLLLAADYSQVELRILAHVSGDPGLKAAFAAGEDIHRSTAARVLGIPPEEVTAAQRSIAKMVNYGVAYGMSDFGLADRLHIDRETARAFITDYFAAYEGIRRYTVEIRILARDQGYVSTLLGRRRYLPELSARNSALRAAGERMAINMPIQGTAADGIKIAMVRLDAAMRERGMRSRMLLQVHDELVFETDADEMESLANLAATTMEAALPLDVPLTVDLKVGTDWDRMDRLLRTDEGGYRRVEIAPADAEIEDPVVALVDA
- the mutM gene encoding bifunctional DNA-formamidopyrimidine glycosylase/DNA-(apurinic or apyrimidinic site) lyase — protein: MPELPEVETVARGLQARLPGATIRSAAILWDRTISHPLPAERFANEIAGGVVRRVGRRAKSVVLHLDDGRVMTVALRMTGALIVAAPGAAPDPNARVVFELDDGRQLRFRDVRKFGRIGLYPGRGRRRVADVFARHGPEPLPASFSAARLAVRLRRRRARLKTLLLDQSFIAGVGNIYADEALWRARLHPLRRADTLTHAEVRRLHRAIRAALREGLAGGGASYRDYVDPDGEPGLAAERMRVYRRTGQPCPRCGRPIQRMVVGQRATHFCPRCQPAPDAADEPVA
- a CDS encoding J domain-containing protein — protein: MPPPALRDPYAVLGLPREATSSQVASAHRRLAKSHHPDLHAGGADAVARMREINEAWEVLSSPARRAAWDLEHPWSGTPAGGSHWSGGRQPVTASASVRAQVSTRWRTASGDPRSARRGTLHVRPRPPREEAPPKGFLETPWAAVIAGGVGLAILTAAIVAGRLIGA